From Thermoflavifilum aggregans, a single genomic window includes:
- the kbl gene encoding glycine C-acetyltransferase — MDTTFLERLQKELADIQASGLYKRERIIESPQDAVIRVNGREVINFCANNYLGLSNHPRVKEAAKKTIDERGYGLSSVRFICGTQDIHKQLERKLSEFLGTDDTILYAACFDANGGVFEPLLNEQDAIISDELNHASIIDGIRLCKAQRYRYKHNDMADLESKLQEAASARTRLIATDGCFSMDGTIAQLDKIVELADKYQALVMVDDSHATGFLGKTGRGTHEYRGVMGKIDIITGTLGKALGGASGGFTSGRKEIIEILRQRSRPYLFSNTLAPAVVGASIAVMDMLSETTQLRDKLMENTRYFREKMQQAGFDIKPGEHPIVPVMLYDAVLAQRFADELLKEDIYVIGFFYPVVPKGQARIRVQLSAAHERKHLDKAIDAFTRVGKQLGVLKS; from the coding sequence ATGGACACTACTTTTCTGGAACGCCTGCAAAAAGAATTAGCCGATATCCAGGCTTCAGGCCTGTATAAAAGGGAACGCATTATTGAATCGCCCCAAGATGCGGTGATCCGGGTCAATGGCCGTGAGGTCATCAATTTTTGTGCAAACAATTATCTCGGACTATCCAACCATCCACGGGTGAAGGAAGCTGCAAAGAAAACTATTGATGAACGAGGCTACGGACTGAGCAGTGTGCGTTTTATCTGCGGTACCCAAGATATTCACAAACAGCTGGAACGCAAGTTGAGTGAATTTCTGGGAACGGATGATACCATTCTTTATGCTGCCTGTTTTGATGCAAACGGAGGCGTATTTGAACCGCTGCTCAACGAGCAGGATGCCATTATTTCCGATGAACTGAATCATGCTTCCATTATTGATGGCATACGCCTGTGCAAAGCCCAGCGCTACCGGTACAAGCACAATGACATGGCCGATCTGGAAAGCAAGCTCCAGGAAGCTGCCAGCGCCCGTACCCGACTGATTGCTACCGACGGCTGTTTCAGCATGGATGGTACTATTGCCCAGCTCGATAAAATTGTGGAACTGGCCGACAAATACCAGGCCCTGGTGATGGTGGATGATAGCCATGCCACCGGATTTCTGGGCAAAACAGGTCGTGGTACGCATGAATACCGCGGTGTAATGGGCAAAATAGATATTATTACCGGTACCCTGGGAAAAGCCCTGGGCGGGGCATCCGGAGGCTTTACCAGCGGACGCAAGGAAATTATTGAAATCCTCCGCCAGCGTTCCAGACCTTATTTGTTTTCCAATACCCTGGCTCCGGCCGTGGTAGGCGCTTCCATAGCAGTCATGGATATGCTTAGCGAAACCACCCAGCTCCGCGATAAGCTGATGGAAAACACCCGTTACTTCCGGGAAAAAATGCAGCAGGCCGGATTTGACATCAAGCCCGGCGAACATCCCATTGTACCCGTCATGCTCTATGATGCCGTGCTAGCCCAACGTTTTGCAGATGAGCTGTTGAAAGAAGATATTTACGTGATCGGCTTTTTCTATCCAGTAGTGCCCAAAGGGCAGGCACGCATCCGCGTGCAGCTAAGCGCCGCCCATGAACGGAAACACCTGGATAAAGCCATCGATGCCTTTACCCGTGTGGGTAAACAATTGGGTGTATTGAAATCCTGA
- a CDS encoding ComF family protein: MFSLLEEIIHVLLPVRCAGCGREISYASKQWLCYECVSSLPATDYHLVPLNPVFQLFMHHPEVKFATACYFFHHDGILQRIIHQIKYQHHQQLAGSMGRLMARMLKPWLASVDYIIPVPLHPRKEQQRGYNQAAILAYGMADDLQKPVIHHLLRRKKFTETQTRKGRQARQQNVQHAFQLTDDAHALTSKHLLLIDDVVTTGATLNACIDTLIQLPGVQISIATLAIAES, from the coding sequence GTGTTTTCTCTTCTAGAAGAAATCATCCACGTATTGCTTCCCGTCCGCTGCGCCGGTTGCGGCAGGGAAATTTCCTATGCTTCAAAGCAATGGCTTTGCTATGAGTGTGTATCATCCCTGCCCGCTACTGATTATCATCTGGTGCCATTGAATCCGGTTTTCCAGTTGTTTATGCATCATCCTGAAGTGAAATTTGCAACGGCTTGTTATTTTTTTCACCACGATGGAATATTGCAACGTATTATTCACCAGATCAAATACCAGCACCACCAGCAATTAGCCGGTAGCATGGGCAGATTGATGGCCCGGATGCTGAAACCATGGCTGGCATCGGTTGATTACATTATACCCGTGCCTTTACATCCCCGCAAAGAGCAGCAACGAGGCTACAATCAGGCTGCAATACTGGCTTATGGCATGGCAGATGATTTGCAAAAACCAGTAATCCATCATCTGCTCAGGAGAAAAAAATTTACAGAAACCCAAACCCGTAAAGGCCGGCAAGCCCGTCAGCAAAATGTTCAACATGCATTCCAATTAACGGACGACGCGCATGCATTAACGAGCAAACATCTTTTGTTGATAGATGATGTGGTAACTACCGGCGCTACATTAAATGCCTGTATTGATACACTTATCCAGCTACCCGGAGTGCAGATAAGTATTGCTACCCTTGCTATTGCAGAGTCTTGA
- a CDS encoding PepSY-associated TM helix domain-containing protein produces MPVNKKSPILRIIAWLHLWPGLISGLIVFIVSITGCLFVFQKEISELTRKKILFVSSHHPANTFPLHILMDNAQSALGNDKHITYITAYADPSRAWEMMAYAPGDSKAVFFPNTLRYYESVFVNPYTGAVTGKINYKKDFFVIIKYIHWSLFLNTIYGQPIVGWSTLIFMLILITGMILWFPGKWNRHEIKKAFTIAWRSRWKRVNYDLHNVLGFYIFNIALILAFTGILFAFGWLRNMFSDVKHPRSKTAVQVSDQMLTSQPEGFLPDQIFQAVRKHFPNAKRFILQLPADSTAPIYLSVYFQNEVYYDARTLAFDSQTGRLISDEAFSSKTFGEKMLQMNYDIHVGSIGGITGKIIAFIGSLICASLPKTGFIIWWGKRKKKTNKNRKPVILVSESC; encoded by the coding sequence ATGCCTGTAAATAAAAAATCACCTATTCTTCGTATCATAGCCTGGCTGCATTTGTGGCCAGGCTTGATTTCTGGCCTAATTGTTTTTATTGTCTCCATTACAGGATGCCTGTTTGTTTTTCAAAAAGAAATTTCAGAGCTAACCCGAAAAAAGATATTATTCGTCAGCTCTCATCATCCTGCAAATACGTTCCCGCTGCATATCCTTATGGATAACGCACAGTCAGCTTTGGGAAATGATAAACATATTACTTACATTACGGCCTATGCTGATCCGTCAAGAGCATGGGAAATGATGGCATATGCACCCGGTGATTCGAAAGCTGTCTTTTTCCCAAATACGCTCCGTTATTATGAATCAGTATTTGTAAACCCTTACACCGGTGCAGTTACAGGCAAAATCAATTACAAGAAAGATTTTTTTGTCATTATCAAGTACATTCACTGGAGTTTATTTCTGAATACTATTTATGGTCAACCCATTGTAGGCTGGAGCACATTGATCTTTATGCTGATATTGATAACCGGTATGATTTTATGGTTTCCTGGTAAATGGAATCGCCATGAAATTAAAAAAGCATTTACCATTGCGTGGAGAAGCCGATGGAAACGTGTAAACTACGATCTGCATAATGTGCTGGGATTTTATATCTTCAATATAGCATTGATTCTTGCTTTTACCGGAATACTATTTGCATTCGGGTGGCTGAGAAATATGTTTTCAGATGTAAAACATCCGCGTTCCAAAACTGCGGTTCAGGTATCTGATCAGATGCTTACTTCGCAACCCGAAGGTTTTCTTCCCGATCAAATATTCCAGGCTGTACGGAAACATTTTCCGAATGCGAAACGATTCATTCTTCAACTTCCTGCTGACAGCACTGCGCCCATATATTTGAGTGTATATTTCCAGAATGAAGTGTACTATGATGCCCGCACATTAGCATTTGATTCACAAACAGGGAGACTCATATCAGACGAAGCATTCTCATCCAAAACTTTTGGTGAAAAGATGCTACAGATGAATTATGATATTCATGTAGGATCCATTGGTGGAATCACTGGTAAAATCATTGCCTTCATTGGGAGCTTGATATGCGCAAGTCTTCCGAAAACGGGATTCATCATCTGGTGGGGAAAACGAAAAAAGAAAACAAACAAAAACCGGAAACCGGTTATTCTTGTTTCTGAGAGTTGCTGA
- a CDS encoding RNA polymerase sigma factor — protein MTEKEYNDCVDLYADGLYRFVVKNLRQEETARDLVQVSFERLWQHRKDVAFAKAKSYLFTVAYHAMIDHLRVTRLRHHVPLHPESFVQQPRTEWEVKHIVEKALNELDQTQKMLIMLKDYEGYRYEEIAQITGLSLAQVKVYLHRARKILKQVLEKYFVF, from the coding sequence ATGACGGAAAAAGAGTATAATGATTGTGTGGATCTCTATGCCGACGGGCTGTATCGTTTTGTGGTGAAAAACCTGAGACAGGAAGAAACAGCGCGGGATCTGGTGCAGGTGAGTTTTGAGAGGCTCTGGCAACATCGCAAAGATGTGGCATTTGCCAAAGCAAAATCATATTTGTTTACCGTTGCGTATCATGCCATGATTGATCATCTGCGCGTTACCAGGCTTCGCCATCATGTGCCCCTGCATCCGGAGTCTTTTGTACAGCAGCCCCGAACAGAATGGGAAGTGAAGCATATTGTTGAAAAAGCATTGAATGAACTAGATCAAACGCAGAAAATGCTGATCATGCTGAAGGATTATGAAGGTTATCGGTATGAAGAAATTGCGCAGATTACCGGTTTAAGTCTGGCACAGGTGAAAGTGTATCTGCATCGGGCAAGGAAAATCCTAAAGCAGGTATTGGAAAAATATTTTGTATTCTAA
- a CDS encoding sialidase family protein: MRKIYGSLLIIGLMGWISCSRSEKNVEQIFQQRGWNFSCPFLASDSQGHILLTWAGMDSSGRHSQIWIARFNRQTLQLQDVAPVPHTEGVYPHGENLPKLACASNGVWILAFGTPAHHSSNPYAGEVKYVVSTDAGKHWSEAHPLVNDTTSHDQRYFSLIPFSDNRFFIIWMDDRLKTKAEGSTLYFAELSPAKGILYEKPIAYQLCPCCRTAMLYDSTKHALHIAFRQIIHDSIRDIMHMVSFDQGQTFQEPQRVSFDNWVVDACPHSGPSLADYGGNLHIVWYTLGGGWGIFYARTTDDKLFTYKQQVSDFNMSAKHAQIAALPDGRLVIAWDEYPLHSTTAHQRIGLQLRDTDGKWVKTWYIADTTGDLQFPVLLPVSRHQLFIAYTRQQGRHSAVICRTWDLR; encoded by the coding sequence ATGCGGAAAATATATGGTTCTCTTTTGATCATTGGTTTGATGGGATGGATATCTTGCTCACGTTCTGAAAAGAATGTTGAACAGATATTTCAGCAAAGGGGCTGGAATTTTTCCTGCCCCTTTCTTGCTTCAGATTCACAGGGACATATTTTACTTACCTGGGCTGGTATGGATAGTTCAGGAAGGCATAGCCAGATATGGATAGCCAGATTCAACAGGCAGACGCTGCAATTGCAGGATGTTGCTCCCGTGCCGCATACAGAGGGTGTGTATCCACATGGCGAAAATCTGCCCAAGCTGGCCTGTGCATCCAATGGTGTCTGGATACTGGCTTTCGGCACACCTGCCCATCATTCATCCAATCCTTATGCAGGTGAAGTAAAATATGTGGTTTCCACAGATGCTGGTAAACATTGGTCTGAAGCACATCCATTGGTTAATGACACAACCAGTCATGATCAGCGCTATTTTTCGCTGATACCGTTTTCAGATAATCGCTTTTTCATCATCTGGATGGATGATCGTTTGAAAACGAAAGCGGAAGGTTCAACATTGTATTTTGCAGAGCTTAGTCCGGCGAAAGGTATTTTATATGAAAAGCCTATTGCTTATCAGCTTTGTCCCTGTTGCCGTACAGCCATGCTTTACGATTCAACGAAACATGCATTGCACATTGCTTTCCGGCAAATTATTCACGACAGCATCCGTGATATCATGCATATGGTATCGTTTGATCAGGGTCAAACTTTTCAAGAACCTCAAAGAGTAAGTTTTGATAACTGGGTTGTTGATGCTTGTCCGCACAGTGGTCCTTCGCTGGCTGATTATGGCGGCAATCTGCATATCGTATGGTACACGTTGGGTGGTGGTTGGGGCATTTTCTATGCACGCACAACGGATGATAAACTTTTTACTTACAAACAGCAGGTGAGTGATTTTAATATGTCGGCTAAACATGCGCAGATTGCTGCTTTGCCGGATGGACGGCTTGTGATAGCCTGGGATGAATATCCGCTGCATAGTACAACAGCTCATCAACGCATTGGTTTACAGCTCAGAGATACGGATGGCAAATGGGTCAAAACCTGGTATATTGCAGATACTACCGGAGATCTGCAGTTTCCCGTCCTGTTACCTGTAAGCCGTCATCAGCTGTTTATAGCCTATACCCGGCAGCAGGGCCGACATTCGGCTGTGATATGTCGTACATGGGATCTTCGTTAA
- a CDS encoding TonB-dependent receptor, translating into MKHIFLSFILNLLLLYALAQSSSAIHGIVINASTLEPVAGAVIRDSHNKVIALTDAQGRFSFSSSDADSLVISCLGYETLKIPAIAAFGKLYLKPAATALQEMVVTASREGEQRSTVPVALSVISSRMMQQTHAITLDQLLNQVTGVYMVDLGNEQHTMAIRQPIGYRSVYLYLEDGIPIRTVGNFNHNALIEINSAAVKNIEIIRGPSSSLYGSDAIGGAVNFITYDPSAIPAAKLSVDGSSIGYHRAQFQVSGTKNKMGIGLYGYYANQHDTYHQHNDFHKLALTLKGDAYINDHLKWENELSIIDYRSDMNGGLDSLDFYKKNYASYYTFNYRSVKAIRFASSLHYEKGKLGEGFATAYFRYNDIGQNPTYRIKRTANPLKATGEINDNRYTSYGLLMQHTLKNASSHLQAIFGINAEYSPLNYHAQFIQIQKDTAGYYISYTPTDSVLTDYHAGIDNEAAYMQLKWEPVHALYMVGGIRYDRLAYHFVNHLPPSAYTGAPSSTNVFSHVTPKIGLTYHLSLHSGFYANISQGFAPPDITDLYNGVKVPYLKPAVYMNYEAGGWFMWQQGKGSIQADVYRMIGTNEIISVRQDDGSYQNENAGKTLHEGLEYTIAYSPLAGVQFKWNGTWAYHEFLEYQINGKDYSHTQMNAAPKILYFAEITYHPGFLKNAYIAFDWQHVGKYYIDPANTQTYKGYDLFHIRSGYQWNRLGVWVNVLNVMNTIYATTVDYASYGNTYRAGIPRTWQIGVSYDFTGNPKS; encoded by the coding sequence ATGAAACATATTTTCCTTTCTTTCATACTCAATTTGCTGTTATTATATGCCTTGGCACAATCGTCATCTGCTATACATGGCATTGTTATCAATGCTTCTACGCTAGAGCCTGTTGCGGGTGCTGTGATCCGTGATTCGCACAATAAAGTGATAGCGCTTACGGATGCACAGGGCAGATTCAGTTTTTCCTCCTCTGATGCAGATAGTCTTGTGATTTCATGTCTGGGATATGAAACTCTGAAAATACCGGCCATTGCTGCTTTTGGTAAATTATACCTCAAACCTGCTGCTACTGCATTGCAGGAGATGGTGGTTACAGCCAGCCGCGAAGGTGAACAACGTTCAACGGTTCCTGTGGCACTGAGTGTGATTTCATCCCGTATGATGCAGCAAACCCATGCCATTACATTGGATCAACTGCTCAATCAGGTTACGGGTGTGTATATGGTTGATCTAGGGAATGAACAACATACTATGGCTATTCGCCAGCCTATCGGATATCGGAGTGTATATCTGTATCTGGAGGATGGTATTCCCATCCGTACGGTGGGTAATTTCAATCATAATGCATTGATTGAAATCAACAGTGCAGCAGTAAAAAATATTGAAATCATTCGTGGTCCAAGTTCATCTTTATATGGCAGTGATGCCATAGGCGGAGCAGTTAATTTTATCACCTATGATCCATCTGCGATTCCTGCCGCAAAGCTTTCTGTGGATGGCTCATCTATCGGTTACCATCGTGCGCAGTTTCAGGTATCGGGTACAAAAAACAAGATGGGAATTGGTTTATACGGATATTATGCCAATCAGCATGATACTTATCATCAACATAATGATTTTCATAAACTCGCTCTCACACTGAAAGGTGATGCATATATCAACGATCATTTAAAATGGGAAAACGAACTATCTATCATTGATTACCGGTCTGATATGAATGGCGGACTCGATAGTCTTGATTTTTATAAGAAAAACTATGCGAGCTATTATACATTCAACTACCGAAGTGTAAAAGCCATTCGTTTTGCAAGCAGTTTGCATTATGAAAAAGGCAAGCTGGGTGAAGGTTTTGCTACAGCCTATTTTCGGTACAACGATATAGGCCAGAATCCTACATATCGGATAAAACGTACAGCTAATCCTTTGAAGGCAACCGGTGAAATCAATGATAACCGGTATACAAGTTATGGTTTGCTGATGCAACACACTTTGAAAAATGCCTCTTCACATCTTCAGGCAATTTTTGGAATCAATGCAGAATATAGTCCATTGAATTATCATGCCCAGTTTATTCAGATTCAGAAAGATACAGCCGGTTATTATATCAGTTATACACCTACAGATTCTGTACTTACCGATTATCATGCAGGAATTGATAATGAAGCGGCTTATATGCAGCTGAAATGGGAGCCGGTACATGCATTATATATGGTAGGTGGAATCAGGTACGACCGGTTGGCATATCATTTTGTGAACCATTTGCCTCCGTCGGCCTATACAGGCGCACCCTCCAGCACCAATGTGTTTTCACATGTTACACCCAAAATCGGTCTGACCTATCACCTTTCCCTGCATTCAGGTTTTTATGCCAATATCAGCCAGGGATTTGCACCTCCGGATATTACGGATTTATACAACGGTGTGAAAGTGCCTTATTTAAAACCAGCTGTTTACATGAATTATGAAGCGGGAGGATGGTTCATGTGGCAGCAGGGAAAGGGAAGCATACAGGCCGATGTATATCGCATGATTGGAACTAATGAAATTATTTCTGTGCGGCAGGATGATGGATCCTATCAAAATGAAAATGCAGGAAAAACCTTGCATGAAGGTCTTGAATATACAATTGCATACAGTCCTTTAGCGGGTGTGCAATTCAAATGGAATGGCACCTGGGCTTATCATGAGTTTCTGGAATATCAGATCAACGGAAAGGATTATAGCCATACACAAATGAATGCCGCTCCCAAGATTTTATACTTTGCTGAAATCACCTATCATCCTGGATTTTTGAAGAATGCTTATATAGCTTTTGACTGGCAGCATGTGGGTAAATATTACATTGATCCGGCCAATACGCAGACGTACAAAGGCTATGATTTGTTTCATATTCGATCGGGGTATCAATGGAACCGCCTCGGTGTATGGGTCAATGTATTGAATGTGATGAATACTATTTATGCTACTACGGTTGATTATGCCAGCTATGGAAACACTTATCGGGCCGGCATTCCACGCACCTGGCAAATAGGTGTCAGTTATGATTTTACAGGTAATCCGAAATCTTAA
- a CDS encoding anti-sigma factor, which produces MNPERLEELMIRAVDEELSEEEWNELQAYLAAYPQLQAEWEKWQMTRLPAETRTYPDKQQLYRRSGKRVKYLYGMAAAACIAGLWILGKMFMPAIHPVRNLGADQPQVSTAAISIPKEEKQKSNVISSSTHAGVDSSHHPNTYQSVVSHQPIISQTSARPQSLSMQDTLSEKTIVYATNIAQPGNEADVLPLDRLPTITDLHAEADTSVGISYHKKQIHLNSIQVSDTANAPVLLLSARSPRTFNRIILAVARTVDNAHKIQQSLFASDHIRIELQQENH; this is translated from the coding sequence ATGAATCCAGAACGATTGGAAGAGTTGATGATACGGGCTGTAGATGAAGAACTTTCCGAAGAAGAGTGGAATGAGCTGCAGGCCTATCTTGCTGCATATCCGCAATTACAGGCCGAATGGGAGAAATGGCAGATGACACGGTTGCCTGCAGAAACAAGAACTTATCCCGATAAGCAGCAACTATATCGCCGTAGCGGAAAACGGGTGAAATATCTGTATGGGATGGCTGCAGCAGCCTGCATAGCTGGTTTATGGATCTTAGGAAAAATGTTTATGCCCGCAATCCATCCTGTCAGGAATCTAGGAGCAGACCAGCCGCAAGTATCCACAGCGGCGATTTCTATTCCAAAAGAAGAAAAACAAAAATCAAATGTGATCTCTTCATCTACCCATGCTGGTGTTGATTCATCCCATCATCCCAATACATATCAGTCTGTTGTTTCGCATCAACCCATTATTTCACAAACTTCTGCAAGACCACAATCATTGTCCATGCAGGATACGCTTTCAGAAAAAACGATTGTGTATGCAACAAATATTGCACAGCCGGGAAATGAAGCTGATGTATTACCATTGGACCGGTTACCCACCATTACCGATCTGCATGCCGAAGCCGATACGAGCGTGGGGATAAGTTATCATAAAAAACAAATTCATTTAAATTCCATACAGGTGTCAGACACGGCAAATGCACCGGTTTTGCTTCTGTCGGCACGTAGCCCCCGCACATTTAACCGGATCATACTGGCTGTGGCACGAACGGTAGATAATGCACATAAGATTCAGCAATCGTTGTTTGCGTCTGATCATATTCGTATTGAACTTCAACAGGAAAATCATTAA
- a CDS encoding outer membrane beta-barrel protein, with the protein MNILHKTFAVAAGISVLLVLQTSAQAQQKQWIKVETRNGVHVYAVDENGETEINLLHDTTPSGVHLVKDSIPTVEEDTVIVGRWRIIHRESPEGHSYTDIYRIPKPASQRVFTHWLGIDFGWNNFVDRSDYAGLSGVNPNVKAYDYSAQGLYTFAPRPPSDPLTASEFSLVPEKSVNVNIWIFRQQRYLRNNKIGMEYGLGLLMNNFRYRRNITYVNQGSHTEVIRDSISFRKNKLFTEYLTVPVFLCFHLSGRGDEGFQVKLGSNFGYLFKSRTKQVSDARGKVKTNDNFNLSTFRVSPELALGWHSWSFYVTYSLTPLHQYGVKQYPYAFGIRFNGF; encoded by the coding sequence ATGAACATATTGCACAAAACCTTTGCAGTTGCTGCAGGAATTTCTGTTTTGCTGGTGCTGCAAACCTCCGCACAGGCCCAGCAAAAGCAATGGATAAAAGTAGAAACCCGTAATGGTGTGCATGTATATGCAGTTGATGAAAATGGTGAAACAGAAATAAATCTGTTGCACGACACTACACCTTCCGGAGTACATCTGGTAAAAGACAGTATTCCGACCGTTGAAGAAGATACTGTGATTGTGGGCCGCTGGCGTATCATTCATCGGGAATCGCCGGAAGGACATTCGTATACTGATATTTACCGCATTCCCAAACCAGCTTCCCAGCGCGTGTTTACCCATTGGCTGGGGATTGATTTTGGTTGGAACAATTTTGTGGATCGGAGTGATTACGCGGGTCTGTCAGGTGTGAATCCCAATGTAAAGGCTTATGATTATTCGGCCCAAGGATTATATACATTTGCGCCCCGCCCGCCAAGTGATCCGCTTACGGCATCAGAGTTTTCGCTGGTTCCGGAAAAATCGGTCAATGTGAACATCTGGATTTTCCGCCAGCAGCGTTATCTGCGCAATAACAAGATAGGCATGGAATACGGGCTGGGTTTGCTGATGAACAATTTCCGCTACAGGAGAAACATTACTTATGTAAATCAGGGAAGCCATACGGAGGTGATTCGGGATAGTATTTCATTCCGGAAAAACAAACTGTTTACCGAATACCTTACCGTGCCTGTGTTCCTTTGTTTTCATCTGTCAGGTAGAGGCGATGAAGGTTTTCAGGTAAAACTCGGTTCCAATTTCGGATATCTGTTTAAATCGCGTACCAAACAGGTGAGCGATGCGCGGGGTAAGGTGAAGACCAATGATAATTTCAATCTCAGTACTTTCCGGGTGTCGCCTGAGCTCGCTTTGGGCTGGCATAGCTGGTCGTTTTACGTGACATACAGCCTTACACCCTTGCATCAATACGGCGTTAAGCAATATCCTTATGCTTTTGGCATCCGGTTTAACGGATTTTAA
- the radA gene encoding DNA repair protein RadA: MAKPKIAFFCQHCGYESPKWLGKCPSCGQWNSFAEEIVSPVARNSSSTRRSASPVSLELVRTAEEDRILIPDEELNRALGGGLVRGSLVLLAGEPGIGKSTLLLQTALQLQHLQILYITGEESEQQIRMRADRIGLTHPAFYLLAETDMQTIMKVVHQLKPDLIFVDSIQTMASPMLGSPAGSVGQIRECAAIWQEYAKSSHTAVILVGHITKDGLIAGPKVLEHIVDTVLQFEGDRQYVYRLLRTVKNRFGASFELGVYEMAERGLRPVSQPSALFLHQKEEVFSGSAVAGTLEGIRPLLVEVQALVTPSLYGTPQRTVSGLDLRRLQLLLAVLEKRGGFHLHTQDVFLNIVGGLHIEDPALDLAVVAALLSSFEDLSISPSTCFAGEIGLSGEIRAISRPAQRIAEAARLGFQRIYLSRYNQDIPPRPEIEVIPVGRVEELYQRLFQG; the protein is encoded by the coding sequence ATGGCCAAACCTAAAATAGCTTTTTTCTGCCAGCACTGCGGATATGAGAGTCCCAAATGGCTAGGGAAATGCCCATCCTGCGGACAATGGAACAGCTTTGCCGAGGAAATTGTATCTCCGGTCGCCCGCAATTCCTCATCTACGCGTAGATCTGCCTCGCCTGTATCTCTGGAGCTGGTACGTACCGCTGAGGAAGATCGCATTCTGATTCCGGATGAAGAATTAAACCGGGCGCTGGGCGGCGGACTTGTACGGGGAAGCCTGGTGTTGCTGGCAGGTGAACCCGGCATCGGAAAATCCACACTTCTGCTGCAAACCGCTTTACAGCTGCAGCATCTGCAAATACTTTATATCACAGGAGAAGAGAGCGAACAGCAAATCCGCATGCGTGCCGATCGAATCGGGCTTACCCATCCTGCCTTTTACCTGCTTGCTGAAACAGACATGCAGACTATCATGAAAGTGGTACACCAGCTAAAGCCCGATCTCATTTTTGTGGATTCTATCCAGACAATGGCTTCGCCCATGCTGGGATCTCCGGCAGGTAGCGTAGGACAAATACGGGAATGCGCTGCCATCTGGCAGGAATATGCCAAATCAAGCCATACGGCGGTCATCCTGGTGGGCCATATCACCAAAGATGGACTTATTGCAGGGCCCAAAGTGCTGGAGCATATAGTGGATACGGTACTGCAGTTTGAGGGCGACAGGCAATATGTATATCGTTTGCTGCGTACGGTGAAAAACCGGTTCGGAGCCTCCTTTGAACTGGGCGTATATGAAATGGCAGAGCGTGGACTCAGGCCTGTAAGCCAGCCTTCAGCCTTGTTTCTGCATCAGAAAGAAGAAGTATTCAGCGGAAGCGCAGTTGCTGGCACACTGGAAGGCATACGGCCATTACTGGTGGAAGTGCAGGCACTGGTCACCCCATCTTTGTATGGTACTCCCCAACGCACGGTAAGCGGGCTTGATCTGAGAAGATTGCAATTGCTGCTGGCAGTACTAGAAAAAAGAGGTGGATTTCACCTGCACACGCAGGATGTATTTCTGAACATTGTAGGGGGTTTGCACATCGAAGATCCGGCATTGGATCTGGCCGTGGTAGCTGCTTTGCTCTCTTCTTTTGAAGATCTGTCCATTTCTCCCAGCACCTGCTTTGCCGGCGAAATTGGTCTCAGTGGCGAAATCCGGGCCATCAGCCGTCCTGCCCAGCGCATAGCCGAAGCTGCACGCTTGGGCTTTCAACGCATCTATCTTTCCCGTTACAACCAGGACATACCACCCCGGCCGGAAATCGAAGTGATTCCAGTTGGTAGGGTGGAAGAGCTCTATCAGCGGCTGTTTCAGGGATAA